AAGCGAGAGTAGCACATGCTTAAGCGTGAAAATCGTTTTTTATCTTtagtgtaattgtaattatctcaaaccaataaataaataaaataatacataaatatgataaatttatgtctgatgcattaattctcatatttataaaaacatgaaaatctcaaaattataatctttatttgtttttgcaactagaccacattaaaaatgttaaatatttgtcaaatcattatcagacatgcttaatcataattaaaaataaaaaataaacatctaaattatagacctaatttattattttaaaataaaaagacataccttcaaaataaaaatatttaaaaataaatagatgcgATTAATTATGCTTAAGCACACTTAATTAAATGTCTTAATTATTCTTAATTCGGTCAAACCGCAGTTTAACCGCTTTTATCTGAAGTGGGATGTTTTTGTTGAGCTTCAAGCTTAAACGAGCTTTTAGAACACTGGTTCTAGTATAGATAAAACACACATATTTTATTTAGGATTAATGTCTGATGAGATGACTAAATGATATAAATACATGTTACGAGTGATAAAAAATACATTAGACATAAGGTAATTTATGTAGTTAATTATATGATGTCTGTTGTGTGGTGTGTATGTTGAATAATGAGTTATGTAATCAGTGATTATTTTATCATTGTTTTTCGGAATTCGTCGTGGTTTTTATGATTTTGAGTTTCTAAATAAACCAACAAAAGTTACTagctcaaataaaaatatgtctTAGTGAAAAGATTTTTATCTTTAGCTACTAAGTAATGAATTAGATTGTAAATTTTCAATTGTTAATAAAGTTGAATGTATGCTACTCTATTttctttaaaagttttatgttCCAACAAGAAGATTATGAACTTGTGATTTCGAATAATTGAAGTACAGACGTTGTATGTCTTTCTCTGGACAACTCGAGATGCGTTGGAGTACTCTGCCTGTATTGGGCCGTTGGATCTTGTTACTACCTGTTTGGGCTATGTACAACTAAATTTCgaaaaaatagaaaaagaaGAGGCCCAATGATTTCTAGAATAAATGGGCTGGCAGCCGAACTACGCTTCCCAATGCAAAAGGTATGTAGTTAAATGACATCTGCTTCACCGTTTACATCGTCTCCAATTCTCCGGTTGAAACTGAAATCTCATCTATTTGAGCTTTTGTTGCAGAATCGTACGAGTGATTCTGTTCCTGTCTGAAACATCAGGGAATTCAATTCttcaaagcaagaaattcaaTTGACTTCACTAACTAAGACACACAGTTATGGAGTTTGAGGTGAGAATCGTCGGAGGAGCAGAAAGCTGCTTCGTTTCGCTTCCCCTTACACTCATCCAAACGCTTCAGTCCGGTTACCTTCCTCCAGTTCTTGCTCTTGAACTCCGCTCGGGCGCGCGCCACTGGCACGTGGCATGGTGTGGCTCCGCTTCCACCTCACCCTCGTCAATTGAGGTGGTGCACTtataagtttttatttttattggctGAATTTTTTAATGGGTGTTATTTTTATCTGAATTTTTGGACAATTTGCAGATTGCTGGGCAGTATGCGGAATGCATTAGCTTGAGTGACCGTACTTTGGTCAGAGTGAGGGTGGTTAGTAATTTACCCAAGGCAACTCTCGTGACTATTGAACCATTTACGGAGGATGATTGGGAGATTTTGGAGCTTAATTCAGAGCTTGCCGAAAGTGCTATTCTGAAGCAGGTGTgtttatttgaatttatgagCTTTTGTGACTTAAAATTATGTCAATATAGAGTTTAGCGTGAGTTTTGGCTTGGGGATGGAGAAGGTGAAAATCGTGTTTTGAGCGTGATGCGTTTATATGTGATATATTTTGGTTTTGTAATCTTAATGTAGTCTTGTGGCATAATCAACTGGGATTTGTTTGGTTTGGTTGAACTTCAAAGTGGTTATTTTTTGTCCTTTTAAgcatgattttgaattaaatacaCATCTATGAGAGCTTAGAAAATTGTTTGTGGAAACTACATTCAGAATTAAAAGTTTGCATTGGATGGAATTCTAAAGTAGCTTTTGGCTGTCAACAGATGAGGTGATTTAGTTGAACATAAAATTATGTAAAATCAATTTTAACGTAATCTTTTTATTACAATCAACTTCTGATGGTCTTCAGTAAAACTCACATATAGTGCACCATGGCATGCATTGAAGTACAGTATTACTTGATTGCCAATTTTTGCTTTTGCAATAGCAATAACTGGTGATAATTTGGTTCAATTGGTTTGTTTCAGCATATTAGAGAACTTAATTTGATAAATATGCTTGGAGTAGGTTGGTATCCATTTTTACTTGTTTGTTTTCACCACTTCATGTTTCGAGAAAGATTTCCGGTTCCTTAGCCAGAAAGATATTTGGCTATGAAAATGATGGAAATGTCTCTCTCTTTAGACATGTAGCAAATTTCCGGAGTTTTGAGCATATTAGAGAACTTAATTTGATAAATATGCTTGGAGTAGGTTGGTATCCGTTTTTACTTGTTTGTTTTCACCACTTCATGCTTCGAGAAAGATTTCCGGTTCCTTAGCCAGAAAGATATGTGGCTATGAAAGTGGTGGAAATGTCTCTCTCTTTAGACATGTAGCAAATTTCCGGAGTTTTGAGTGGCTGAAATTAATCTTGTGTTGTATGCAGGTTGGAATTGTCCATGAAGAAATGAGATTTCCTTTGTGGTTGCATGGGCAGACGGTTGTTACATTTATTGTCATGTCAACCTTTCCCAAGAAACCAGTAGGTAACATCATGGCTATTATTTTAGAGTCCTTCAGGTTATATGCCTGCTGGTACCCTTTATGTCGTGTTGTACTTGTTAAAATGCCGGTGTCTCATGAGCCTTTTGGGTATTTATCACCATTAGTAACCCGTCTGGTAATATTACCCTTTTCTTACAAGATATATTTAGGTGAAGTTCTTTcaatttttggaaaaaacttGTTCCTTTCGGCCTCAATCCAATTATATCTAACACGTGAGATTGTTTCCAGTCCAACTTGTGCCCGGAACTGAAGTCGCAGTTGCTCCTAAGATACGTAAAAATCgatccctacaatcttcggagCTGGCTAATTCAGGCTTTAAATTACTGTTGCGAGTCCAAGATTCAGACAGTGAATTCATTTATAAATACGAAGAGAATGGAGTGAAAATGGATGTGGTTTTCACTTCTGGCATTTTCATTCATCCAGAAACAGCAAAAAATCATTCATTCGGTTCTCATCAGTTGGTTGTGATATCTTCTCGATTGCTATCCAAAGAGAGCATGAATAACTTGCATTCTAAAAGCAGCAAGTCTGAAAAAGAAGCCAACAATGGAAATCTTAATCATAAGAAGGATCACCATCTTGTCGTCCGTATATTATTGTCAGAGTCAGTGGCTATAGGACACATAATGCTGCCTCAGTCTCTTCGTCTCTATTTGGGAGCTGGATTACACTCTTGTATGTTGCTTTCCTTAAAGAGTTGATTGATTTGCTTTGTGATTAATTTGAGCTAAATTTCTACAAATCAATTTTATTCTTGCGATCTCCTGCTACTCTCATATTGTAGATAGCTTTATGTGGTGTTGTGGGTGATTTAGATAATTGTGCAGTAGTTATGAAATATGATTTCTCGAACTTGGACATGTTCATGCCCTAGGCTAGGAGTCACCATCACGGTTTTCACGACTGGCAATGTTTGACCTATCGTGATGCCTAATTAGATGACAAAGCTCTGAATTTCCTAGCTGGTGAGATTGCCTTTAATTCTGTTGTTTGTTATCATTGAGAATGGTTTGGTGTCTGTCACTCCAAAATTCACTTACAAAGTTTCATGTAGGTTTGTACTGGTCTGATGATTACAATTTTGTAGGGTATTATAGATTCATATTTTATACTAGTAATTTGGTGTTATGGATTAGATTTTGTAATGTTTTGGACATGGAGTGTGAGATACGTTTTTTACTTTCTATACCACCTAGGCACCTAGCATACGGGTTAGTTGTAATGTCATTTTGAAAGAATGAACAAATTATTTtaagtgatttttttttatttgataggaaatgatattatattgatttGTAAAAGTAGTCACAAAAAGCAAACCAGAGGTCCACGTAAGACGAAGTGAGATCCATATTCAAAATAGATTAACATAACACTGGACCTCAATTTCTATACAAATTTTTGACTGAGAAATATTTAAACTCTACAATAAATTTCATTTAAAAGGAATGCTGATGTGGTTCTTAAATCTTTAAGATGATCAAAGATCTGATTACATACTACTtgcttttcctttttttttctttttttggggAAAAATCTGAGGAAGTCTGTTTTCATAAACCTTCATTTCTTATCCAAGAACTTGCAATAAATGGATGAATTTGACTTATAAGTAGCACTAGAGTATTCTTTTTTGCAAGCAGTAAGGCAACTATGTTCAAAGCCAGAGTATCTTACTCGGATTTGCTTCTTTCCTGATTTTGATGAATTCGGTGTATATGAATCTAGTATTGGCTAGTTTCTATTCTTTGAAGATCTCACTTGGCGGTTTATGACAGTTTATACTTCTTGGTGAGGTTTAGAGACCTAACTGATGTTATCTTTCCGGGGTTACTTATTATGCTTGTGGTGATATCATTCATTTTTCTTCCAGGGGTATATGTGAAAACTTGCAACGTTAATGTCAAAAAAGATATTCCACAAGTTTCAATTTCACCTTGCCATTTCAAGATGTACCAAGATGATAACATTCTCGAGAAGAGCTCTACAGAAATCCTAAACAACCAAAAGATTAAACAAAAGGACCTGCTTCGAAGAATTagttcaaaccctgacattggTGTTTGTGATTGGTCAATGCATGAGAAGATTGTTTTGTGTCTTTCTTCCGTGTCTTCCCATGTAAAGTCCGGAGAAATAAATGCTAAGAACGAAGAACCAAATATGAAGGTTGGCTATAGAAATGGCATATCTACTTTATTATCTGCATGGTGCTTAGCTCAGATTGAGACTCTCAAGTCAAATACAACAGAGGAAGTAAGTTCAATGGTTATAGGATGCAAAACTTTAGTTCATTTAAGAATAAAAAGTCACACGCTGCAAAGACATGTAAAGGTAAAAGCACAGAGTAGCAGATTTCCCGCAAACAGAAATCAAGCTGAAGAACCATCGGTTGATGCCATATATCTTTTGTCTCTTTCTGAAGAATCTCAGCACGATGAAGATATTAATACATATGAACTTGCATTTGACAAAAACAGCAAAGACAGCTATAGTTCGAGTTTAGATGTTTTGCTTGGAAAGCTGCAATTTGGTGATCTTGTATCCTTTCACGCATTCCATGAGACATCCCCAGACATCCTTTGCTCTGATATTTCTTCATTGGATTGGATGGGTACTGCTCCAGCTGATGTAAATAACAGTAGGTATTTTCTCACCTAATTTTGTTTTAGTCTGATTTACTGATCTCTCTGATTCTTCTAGTGGATGAGCTAATGGTAAATAGAGTACATTTTGTCTGTTCACCTATTGGTGATTAGGGAAGTGAAAAATATTTAGTGTGCCAATAAGTAGCATACTACTGATGTTAGATGAAGTTCTAGGAAACAAACAAATCAAGTGCAATACATTATTCACTGATACATGCGTAACGGTGTAGATTAGGTAATAGTTCGATGCTGTGAATGATTCAAGGATACATTAGCTTTTTTGTATGCAACACTAATCCTACTCTGGTGACGTCCCTCCCTCTAAAACTAATGTATTCTCAAAATGTGAATTAATATTCCCTTGGAATCCTGCTCCATAGGTATAGAGTTTAGCATCCTCAATGTGTGGTAGCACTCCCAATCTACCAGATTGCACATTACATTTTCTCATTGACTTCACCTTTGTAAAGATGGTTCCCAACTTCTTAACTACTGAATATGCTTGAATGCAGAAAGATATGCGTGAATTTCCTTCCAAGCCATCACCATTTAGTTATTGTTTAATGGTTGTTTGCTGTCATTTATTTATGTTCTTCCAGCTTGATCGCAAGACAGTCATTTTCCTTGTAGCTgactatatatacatatgtgtGTGCGAGCCTGACTGTTTATTTCTAACTTTTCTGATAACCTACAGGGTTGAAAGCTTTATTATCTCCTACTTCTGGAATGTTGTTCAGTAGTTATAATCTTCCATGGCCTGGGCATATTCTAATCTACGGACCTCCAGTAAGTCTCATACAATGTAGCTCATTTGTTACTAAGGTCAATGATCAATGGGAATTAAAGTTTCTATGTAATCTGATATTGTTATCTTTACTATTTCCTATGTTCCTTGGTGGGTGTTTTGAGTTTATTGAGATAAAGTCAATGATCAATGAGAATTAAAGTTTATATGTGATCTGATATTTTTACCTTCACTATTTCCTATGTTCCTTGGTGGgtgttttgaatttattgagATTGTTGTGCGAGAGGGAATGCTGAGAAATGAAGCCggggaaagaaagaaaaagttaTGCAAAGGACAGCTCATTAATGTGTTCACCAAATGTATACCACagtttttttaaacttttttgGGTTGAATACTGTTTCCAGGACCATATGCAAAGGCAATAACAAATAACTTTTGCGCTCACTTTCTGGACTACATTGAAAGTGTCATGTAATTCTAGTACTTAGGATTTCTCTGTCACTGATGACTGATGAGATCTGAAAGTTGTACTGATCAAcaacttattttattttactttactttttaaatttcttgttgggccagaaaaattatttggtgAGCTGGATTGATGGCATCTGATGAAACAAAAAGCGGAATGATGATCATTATTACTCATTTTCTATAACATTCCAAATTATAATCTTATCTTAGTGGAAAGAACGAGGATATGACACAGATGTCTGTACATGCTAAGCAAAGCTTTAGAATTTACTATTTAAGATTTTGTGTTGTGTAGGGTTCTGGGAAATCATTATTGGCGAAAGCCTCTGCAAAATATATTGAAGGATGTAAAGATATTTTGGCACACGTGTAAGTCTTTTTCTGTTTGGGATTTAGACGTATGAGATACGGCAAATTTTACTCATTTCTTTATGGGTTCTTTAAAATCTCATT
This genomic interval from Primulina eburnea isolate SZY01 chromosome 16, ASM2296580v1, whole genome shotgun sequence contains the following:
- the LOC140815898 gene encoding peroxisomal ATPase PEX1 isoform X1 yields the protein MEFEVRIVGGAESCFVSLPLTLIQTLQSGYLPPVLALELRSGARHWHVAWCGSASTSPSSIEIAGQYAECISLSDRTLVRVRVVSNLPKATLVTIEPFTEDDWEILELNSELAESAILKQVGIVHEEMRFPLWLHGQTVVTFIVMSTFPKKPVVQLVPGTEVAVAPKIRKNRSLQSSELANSGFKLLLRVQDSDSEFIYKYEENGVKMDVVFTSGIFIHPETAKNHSFGSHQLVVISSRLLSKESMNNLHSKSSKSEKEANNGNLNHKKDHHLVVRILLSESVAIGHIMLPQSLRLYLGAGLHSWVYVKTCNVNVKKDIPQVSISPCHFKMYQDDNILEKSSTEILNNQKIKQKDLLRRISSNPDIGVCDWSMHEKIVLCLSSVSSHVKSGEINAKNEEPNMKVGYRNGISTLLSAWCLAQIETLKSNTTEEVSSMVIGCKTLVHLRIKSHTLQRHVKVKAQSSRFPANRNQAEEPSVDAIYLLSLSEESQHDEDINTYELAFDKNSKDSYSSSLDVLLGKLQFGDLVSFHAFHETSPDILCSDISSLDWMGTAPADVNNRLKALLSPTSGMLFSSYNLPWPGHILIYGPPGSGKSLLAKASAKYIEGCKDILAHVVFVSCSSLALEKSSTIHKALSSYVSEALDHSPSVIIFDDLDSIIAPSSDFEGSQSQTSSAALVEFFTDILDEYGEKRRDVCGIGPIAFIATSQSLNGVPQSLSSSGRFDFHVKLVVPAAAERSAILKYEIRKRSLQCSDDLLLDIASKCDGYDAYDLGILIDRTVHAAVGRLLSANSNSVQNEKPSLVKEDFMQALQNFLPVAMRDITKPSSDGGRSGWEDVGGLNDIRNAIKEMIELPSKFPNIFAQAPLRMRSNVLLYGPPGCGKTHIVGAAAAACSLRFISVKGPELLNKYIGASEQAVRDIFSKAAAAAPCLLFFDEFDSIAPKRGHDNTGVTDRVVNQFLTELDGVEILTGVFVFAATSRPDLLDAALLRPGRLDRLLFCDFPSQRERLDILTVLSKKLPMAGDVNLEAIAYMTEGFSGADLQALLADTQLEAVHKLLDSQGGNTSGSLPVITITLLKSVASKAKPSVADSEKRRLYDIYSQFLDAKRSAAAQSRDAKGKRATLA
- the LOC140815898 gene encoding peroxisomal ATPase PEX1 isoform X2, whose protein sequence is MEFEVRIVGGAESCFVSLPLTLIQTLQSGYLPPVLALELRSGARHWHVAWCGSASTSPSSIEIAGQYAECISLSDRTLVRVRVVSNLPKATLVTIEPFTEDDWEILELNSELAESAILKQVGIVHEEMRFPLWLHGQTVVTFIVMSTFPKKPVVQLVPGTEVAVAPKIRKNRSLQSSELANSGFKLLLRVQDSDSEFIYKYEENGVKMDVVFTSGIFIHPETAKNHSFGSHQLVVISSRLLSKESMNNLHSKSSKSEKEANNGNLNHKKDHHLVVRILLSESVAIGHIMLPQSLRLYLGAGLHSWVYVKTCNVNVKKDIPQVSISPCHFKMYQDDNILEKSSTEILNNQKIKQKDLLRRISSNPDIGVCDWSMHEKIVLCLSSVSSHVKSGEINAKNEEPNMKVGYRNGISTLLSAWCLAQIETLKSNTTEEVSSMVIGCKTLVHLRIKSHTLQRHVKVKAQSSRFPANRNQAEEPSVDAIYLLSLSEESQHDEDINTYELAFDKNSKDSYSSSLDVLLGKLQFGDLVSFHAFHETSPDILCSDISSLDWMGTAPADVNNRLKALLSPTSGMLFSSYNLPWPGHILIYGPPGSGKSLLAKASAKYIEGCKDILAHVVFVSCSSLALEKSSTIHKALSSYVSEALDHSPSVIIFDDLDSIIAPSSDFEGSQSQTSSAALVEFFTDILDEYGEKRRDVCGIGPIAFIATSQSLNGVPQSLSSSGRFDFHVKLVVPAAAERSAILKYEIRKRSLQCSDDLLLDIASKCDGYDAYDLGILIDRTVHAAVGRLLSANSNSVQNEKPSLVKEDFMQALQNFLPVAMRDITKPSSDGGRSGWEDVGGLNDIRNAIKEMIELPSKFPNIFAQAPLRMRSNVLLYGPPGCGKTHIVGAAAAACSLRFISVKGPELLNKYIGASEQAVRDIFSKAAAAAPCLLFFDEFDSIAPKRGHDNTGVTDRVVNQFLTELDGVEILTGVFVFAATSRPDLLDAALLRPGRLDRLLFCDFPSQRERLDILTVLSKKDTDKM